The genomic window AAGGGATACGGCGCCATCGGCTTCGGTCTGGCGGCTATCGGCCCCGGCATCGGCGTCGGCATCGTCGTCGGCAAGGCCATCGAAGGCATCGCCCGTCAGCCTGAGCTGCAGGGCCAGATCCGGACCACCATGTTCCTCGGCATCGCGTTCACTGAGGCGCTTGCCCTGATCGGCCTCGTCGCCGGCTTCATCTTCTGATTCCGATGAACGAGTTCTCTGTTCTCGCAGCGGAAAGCGGAGAGGATGTGAATCCTCTTATCCCCGAGACGTACGACATCGTTTGGTCGATCGTCTGCGTCGCGATCATCGCGGTCCTCTTCTACAAGTACGTGATCCCGCGTCTGATGAAGACGCTCGACGAGCGCACCGACAAGATCGAAGGCGGCATCAAGCGCGCCGAGATCGCCCAGGAAGAGGCCCAGCTCACGCTGCAGCAGTATCAGCAGCAGCTGGCCGAAGCCCGGCTAGAGGCCGCACGCATCCGTGAGGAAGCGCGCACCCAGGGCCAGCAGATCCTCGCGCAGATGCGCGCGGACGCGCAGGCCGAAAGTGACCGCATCGTCGCCGCGGGCCACAGCCAGCTGGAAGCACAGCGCCAGCAGATCCTGACCGAACTGCGCACCGAACTCGGCCATACCGCCGTAGATTTGGCCGAAAAGATTATCGGGCAGTCGGTTTCGGACGAAGCTAAGCAGGCGGCGTCGATCGAGCGGTTCCTGACCGAGCTCGACGACGAGTCGAAAGCCGGCATCGGGGTCGGAAGGTAGCGACGCGAAAGTGAGAAGCATGTACGCAGCGAGCCGCGAGGCCTGCGCCCGGTCTCGGGAGGCGCTCAGGGCCGCTCTGACCGGAAGCGACAGTGTCGCGGCCACGACGGGGTCCGAACTGTTCGCCGTTGTCGCCGTGCTGGACGACCAGCGTTCGCTGCGTGTTGCGCTCGCGGACGTGTCGGTGCCCGGTTCGGTACGGGCCGAGCTCAGTGAGCGGGTCTTCGGCGGCAAGGTCAGCCCGGCCACGCAGGCCGTGCTGACCACCGCGGTGGCCCAGGACTGGTCCCGGACCGCCGACCTGGTCGACACCCTGGTGTTGCTCGGGCAGGAGGCGTTGCTGGAGTCGGCGGCCGATAGTGGCCGCCTCGACGCGGTCGAGGACGAGCTGTTCCGGCTCGGTCGGATCATCAGCGACAACCCCGAGCTGGAGCAGGCACTTTCCGATCGGACGAAGCCGGCCGAGGCCAAGCGGGAACTGATCGAGCGCCTGCTCACCGGCAAGACCGAATCCATCACACTCACCCTGGCTGAGCAGGTGGTGACCAGGCAGAAGACGGCCGTCGGGGTGGCATTCGACGAACTGTCCGACCTGGCCGCGGCCCGTCGCGACCAGATCGTGGCGCACGTGCGCGCGGCGATCGAACTGTCGGCGCAGCAGCGCGAGCGGCTCGCCGCTTCGTTGCATCGCATCTACGGCAAGCCGGTCCAGGTGCACGTGCAGGTCGACCCGAGTCTGCTGAGCGGGCTCGTCGTACACGTCGGCGACGACGTGATCGACGGCAGCGCCATCGGCCGACTGGAACGGCTGCGTCGGTCTCTGACCTGACCCCCAACCCCCCGACATTCGACACAGCGAGAGCAGGAAGAACATGGCGGAGCTGACGATCTCCTCCGACGAGATCCGTAGCGCGATCGAGAGCTACACGCAGAGCTACACCCCGGAAACCTCCATCGAGGAAGTCGGTGTTGTCACCGACACCAGCGACGGCATCGCGCATGTCAGCGGTCTGCCGTCGGCGATGGCCAACGAATTGCTCGAGTTCCCGGGTGGCGTGCTCGGCGTGGCGCTGAACCTCGAGGACCGCTCGATCGGTGCGGTCATCCTCGGTGAGTACGCCGACCTCGAAGAGGGCCAGCAGGTCCGCCGGACCGGCGACGTGCTCTCGGTTCCGGTCGGCGACAACTTCCTCGGCCGCGTGGTCGACCCGCTCGGTCACCCGATCGACGGCCTCGGCGAGATCGAGTCCGACGAGCGCCGCGTGCTCGAGCTGCAGGCCGCGTCCGTGCTGGAGCGTCAGCCGGTCGAGGAACCGCTGGCCACCGGCATCACCGCCATCGACGCGCTCACCGCGATCGGCCGTGGCCAGCGTCAGCTGATCATCGGCGACCGCAAGACCGGCAAGACCGCGGTCTGCATCGACGCGATCCTGGCGCAGAAGGCGAACTGGGACTCGGGCGACCCGGCCAAGCAGGTGCGCTGCATCTACGTGGCCATCGGTCAGAAGGGTTCCACCATCGCGGGCGTCAAGTCCGCGCTGGAGGCCCGCGGTGCGCTGGAGTACACCACCATCGTCGCCGCCCCCGCGTCCGACTCCGCCGGCTTCAAATGGCTTGCGCCGTACACCGGTTCGGCCATCGGTCAGCACTGGATGTACCAGGGCAAGCACGTCCTCATCGTGTTCGACGACCTGACCAAGCAGGCCGAGGCCTACCGCGCCATCTCGCTGCTGCTGCGCCGCCCGCCGGGCCGCGAGGCCTACCCGGGTGACGTCTTCTACCTGCACTCGCGGCTGCTGGAGCGTTGCGCCAAGCTCTCCGACGAGATGGGCGCCGGCTCGATGACCGGTCTGCCGATCATCGAGACCAAGGCCAACGACATCTCGGCGTTCATCCCGACCAACGTCATCTCGATCACCGACGGTCAGGTCTTCCTCGAGTCCGACCTGTTCAACAAGGGCGTCCGTCCGGCGATCAACGTCGGTACCTCGGTCTCCCGTGTCGGTGGCGCCGCCCAGACCAAGGGCATGAAGAAGGTCGCCGGTTCGCTGCGTCTGGAAATGGCGCAGTTCCGCGAGCTGGAGGCGTTCTCCGCCTTCGCGTCCGACCTCGATGCCGCGTCGCTGGCGCAGCTCGAGCGCGGTGCCCGCTGGGTCGAGCTGCTCAAGCAGGACCAGTACTCGCCGGTCCCGGTCGAGGACCAGATCGTCTCGATCTACCTGGTCGATGCCGGTTACTTCGACTCGGTTCCGGTCGGCGACATCCGTCGCTTCACCAAGGAACTGCTGGAAGACCTGCACCGGTCCGCGGCCGACGCCTTCAAGTCGATCGAGGGCGGCAAGGTGCTCCAGGACGAGGCGGCCGATCAGATCAAGGCGGCCACCGACAAATTCAAGCAGGGCTTCCTCGCCTCCGACGGCAGCCGTGTGGTGAACGAGGCCGAGGCGGCCGATCTCGAGCACGAAGAGGTCGAGACGCTGTCGGTCACCCGCAAGCACGTCGAGAAGTGACCCAGGTTCGGGACTGATGCGAGCTATTCGTTCAATGCAAACGAATGAAGGGAGTGTGAACCGCTGATGGCAAGTTTGCGTGAATTGCGCTCCCGCATTCGTGGTGTGAATTCGATCAAGAAGATCACCAAGGCCCAGGAGCTGATCGCGACCTCGCGAATCTCCAAGGCGCAGGCCAGGGTCGCGGCCGCCAAGCCGTACGCCGAGGAGATCACCAAGGTCCTCGGCGAGTTGGCGAACGCGTCGCAGAACCTGACCCACCCGCTGCTGACCGAGCGCGCCGACCCGCGCCGGGCAGCGGTGCTGGTGATCACCAGTGACAGCGGCATGGCCGGTGGCTACAACTCGAACGTGCTCAAGCGCGCCGAAGAGTTGATGCATACCCTGCGTGGCGAGGGCAAAGAGCCGGTGATCTACGTGATGGGCAGCAAGGGCATCACGTACTACACCTTCCGCAACCGCCCGCTGGTCGCCGCGTGGTCCGGGTTCTCGCAGCAGCCGAAGTACAGCGACGCCTCGGAAGCCTGCCACCACCTGGTGGACGCCTTCATGGCAGGCGCCGACGGCGAGGTGCCCGCTCCGGACGGATCGGGCAACATCGCCGGCGTCGACGAGCTGCACATCGTGTACACGCGGTTCGTGTCGATGTTGACGCAGACACCGGAGGTGCGCCGATTGGCGCCGATCCAGGTGAGCTACGTCGACGAGAACTTCGACATGGGTGAGGACTTCGTGTCCGATTCGCCGACGGCGGATGTGCACGCGCAGTACGAGTTCGAGCCCGACGCCGATGTGCTGCTGGCGGCCCTGCTGCCGAAGTACATCAACACGCGTATCTACTCATCGTTGCTCGAGGCAGCGGCATCCGAGTCCGCGGCTCGGCGCACCGCAATGAAGGCAGCCACCGACAATGCCAACGACCTGGCGAATGTTCTTTCCAGGCAGGCGAACTCGGTGCGGCAGGCCCAGATCACGCAGGAAATCAGTGAGATTGTCGGCGGCGTAAACGCCCTGGCTTCGAGCTCGGACCGCGACTAAGCGCAGGAAGAGAAAAATGACCGCAGCAGTCACGCAAGACAACACGAGTCGGACCGGCGCAGACTCAGGTCGCGTCGTCCGAGTCATCGGCCCCGTCGTCGACGTCGAGTTCCCGCGGGGCTCGATCCCAGAGCTGTTCAACGCTCTGCACGCCGAGATCGAGCTCACCTCGGTGGCCAAGACCCTGACCCTCGAGGTCGCCCAGCACCTCGGCGACGGCATCGTGCGTTGCATCTCGATGCAGCCCACCGACGGCCTGGTCCGTAGCGCTCCCGTCACCGACACCGGCAAGCCGATCTCGGTGCCGGTCGGCGACGTCGTCAAGGGCCACGTCTTCAACGCCCTCGGCGACTGCCTGGACAGCCCGGGCCTGGGCCGCGACGGCGAGCAGTGGGGCATCCACCGCAAGCCCCCGTCATTCGACCAGCTCGAGGGTAAGACCGAGATCCTGGAGACGGGCATCAAGGTCATCGACCTGCTCACCCCGTACGTGAAGGGTGGCAAGATCGGCCTGTTCGGTGGCGCCGGTGTCGGCAAGACCGTGCTCATCCAGGAGATGATCACCCGTATCGCGCGGGAGTTCTCCGGTACCTCCGTGTTCGCCGGCGTCGGCGAGCGCACCCGTGAGGGCACCGACCTCCGCCTGGAAATGGAAGAGATGGGCGTCCTCCCGGACACCGCCCTCGTCTTCGGCCAGATGGACGAGCCGCCGGGCACCCGTATGCGCGTCGCCCTCTCGGCCCTCACCATGGCCGAGTACTTCCGCGACGTGCAGCACCAGGACGTGCTGCTGTTCATCGACAACATCTTCCGGTTCACCCAGGCCGGTTCCGAGGTGTCGACCCTGCTCGGCCGGATGCCCTCCGCCGTCGGTTACCAGCCGACCCTCGCGGACGAGATGGGTGAGCTCCAGGAGCGCATCACCTCGACCCGTGGTCGGTCGATCACCTCGCTGCAGGCGATCTACGTGCCCGCCGACGACTACACCGACCCGGCCCCGGCGACCACCTTCGCCCACCTCGATGCGACGACCGAGCTTTCCCGCCCGATCTCGCAGAAGGGCATCTACCCGGCCGTCGACCCGCTGACCTCGACCTCCCGCATCCTGGAGGCCTCGATCGTCGGCGACCGGCACTTCGCCGTGGCCAACGAGGTGAAGCGAATCCTGCAGAAGTACAAGGAACTGCAGGACATCATCGCCATCCTCGGCATGGACGAGCTCTCCGAAGAGGACAAGGTCCTCGTCGGCCGCGCCCGTCGCCTGGAGAAGTTCCTCGGCCAGAACTTCATCGTGGCCGAGAAGTTCACCGGCCAGGTCGGTTCGGTGGTTCCGCTGGAGCAGACGATCGACGACTTCGACCGGGTCTGCAAGGGCGAGTTCGACCACTTCCCGGAGCAGGCGTTCAACAGCTGCGGCGGTCTCGACGATGTCGAGGCGGCCGCGAAGAAGATCGCCGGAAAGTAGTCACCGATGTCGGAAATGTCAGTTGACCTGGTCGCCGTCGAACGACGGCTCTGGGCCGGGCAGGCGACGTTCGTCAGCGCGCAGACCACCGAGGGTCAGATCGGCATCATGCCGGGCCACGAGCCACTGCTCGGCCAGCTGGTCGAGGGCGGCACGGTGGCCATCGTCTCCACCGACGGCGAGCGCATCGTCGCGGCGGTGCACGGCGGCTTCTTCTCGGTGACCGCGACGACGGTCCGGATCCTGGCCGAGTCCGCGGAATTCGCCGACGAGGTGGATGTCGAGGCGGCACGTCGCGTGCTGGCCGACTCGGCGGCCAGCGAAGAGGACCAGCTGGCGGCGCAAGCCCAGGTCCGCGCGGTGGAGCAGATCGCGAACGCGTAAGCGACAACCGAATAATGCGCACGACACTGTCGGCGGCGAAGGGTTCTTCGCCGCCGACAGTCGTCTAAAGACGGTTGACGGTCGTCTTAATACACGGCCCCCCAGTTTGTAAACTTGGCGCCGTGGTTGAATGACCGCGGGGTGTCGACGACACGGCGACAGAGCGAAGGGACGAACTGCATTGCAGACCGGGATGGTTCTCCTGATCATTCTGGTGCTCACGCTCGTGTTCTTGGCCCTCGCCTCGACCTATCGCCTGATCATGTTGCGGCGCGGCGGAACTGCCGCCCTGCTGCGCGTACTGCCCGCCCGCGGTGGGCAGGGCTGGCGGCACGGACTCATCCGCTACGACGAGGACCGAATGGTCTTTTTCAAGCTGACCAGTCTAAAACTCGGACCCGACTGCACAATTCAGCGGCAAGGCATCGAGATCGGCGAACGTCGCGGCCCGGTCGGCGACGAATACGACATCATGAGCGACGACATCGCGGTGATCGCCGTTTCCGATCGGGACGGCAGCTTCGAGCTGGCCCTGGATCGCGCGTCGCGGACCGCCTTTCTGTCCTGGGTCGAATCCCGCCCGTCGGACCGAACCCGCAGGATGCGCTAGCGCGGGGCTTACCCGCCTCGCTTACCCGCCTCTCCGCGTATTCAGGCCGGATTCAGGTGCGGGGGGACGATGGTTGGGCGGCTGCCGGTCGCGGTGTTGCGGGGTTCGCTGGTGCCCGAGGAGTTACCCATGTACTCGCGAAATCAGTTGTTGCGTGAGCAGCGGATATGGTGGGGGCTGTGAGTGTGCATCTGACGCGGATCTATACGCGTACCGGCGATGACGGGACGACCGGTCTCAGTGATTTTTCGCGGGTGGCGAAGACCGATCCGCGCCTCGTGGCCTACGCCGACTGCGATGAGACGAACGCCGCCATCGGGGTGGCGATCGCGCTCGGGCAGCCCGAGGAGAACCTGCGTGGGGTCCTGCTTCAGATACAGAACGATCTGTTCGATGCGGGTGCTGATTTGTCTACCCCCGTTGTCGCGGAGCCGAAGTATCCGCCGCTGCGCATCACTCAGCCCTATATCGACCGGCTCGAGGGCTGGTGTGACGAGTTCAATGCCGAACTGCCTGCGCTGAATTCGTTCATTCTGCCGGGTGGGACACCGCTGGCGGCGCTGCTGCACACAGCGCGTACCGTTGCCCGCCGTGCGGAACGCTCCGCTTGGGCGGCGATCGAGACACACCCGGACGATACGAACGCCTTGCCTGCGAAATACCTCAACCGGCTGTCGGACCTGCTGTTCATCCTGAGCCGGGTCGCCAATCCGGGCGGCGATATCCTGTGGAAGCCCGGCGGAACCAGGTCGAGCACCTGATAATGCTCGAGACACGAGGACACCCGTCCTGAGTACATGGGTAGCGCACCCAACCGCCGGCCCGCAACCGAACTACCGTGGCACCCACTGGTGCGCTGAATACCCGGAGTGGCGGAACAGTGCCGCAACTATCCTTGCACCCAACAGTGCGCCGAATACGCGGAGAGGCGGCATGGAACGGTTTTTGGTTACCGGCGGGAATCGACTCGTCGGTGAAGTCGCGGTGGGGGGCGCGAAGAACAGCGTCCTCAAGCTGATGGCCGCTGCCTTGCTGGCCGAGGGCACCACCACGATCACGAACTGCCCGGACATCCTCGACGTGCCGCTGATGGGCGACGTGCTGCGCGGCCTCGGCTGCGATGTCGCGATCGATGCCGGGGTGGTCACCATCAATACCCCGGCGGAACCGAAGTACCACGCGGACTTTCCGGCGGTGACCCAGTTCCGTGCGTCGGTATGTGTGCTCGGGCCGCTGATGGCGCGCTGCAAGCGGGCCGTCGTGGCGCTGCCCGGCGGTGATGCGATCGGCTCCCGTCCCTTGGACATGCACCAAGCCGGCCTGCGGCTGCTCGGTGCGACCAGCGAGATCGAGCACGGCTGTGTGGTCGCGCGGGCGGACGAACTGCAGGGCGCCAAGATTCGACTCGACTTTCCGTCGGTCGGTGCGACCGAGAACATCCTGATGGCGGCCGTGCTCGCCGAGGGCGAGACGGTGATCGACAACGCCGCACGCGAACCCGACATCGTCGACCTGTGCAACATGCTGGTGCAGATGGGTGCTCGGATCACCGGTGCGGGTACCTCCGTGCTGACCGTGCAGGGCGTCAAGCGGTTGTCCCCGACGACGCATCGGGTGATCGGCGACCGCATCGTCGCGGCGACGTGGGGCATCGCGGCGGCAATGACGATGGGCGATGTCCGGGTGACCGGCGTCAATCCCAAGCATCTGTCGCTGGTGCTGGACAAGTTGCGTTCGGCGGGCGCGCGGATCTCATTCGAGCAGGACGGCTTCCGAGTGGTGCAGGCCGAGCGGCCACGTGCGGTGAACTTCTCGACGCTGCCGTTCCCCGGCTTCCCGACCGATCTGCAGCCGATGGCGATCGGCCTCGCCGCGATCGCCGACGGCACGTCGATGATTACCGAGAATGTCTTCGAGGCGCGCTTCCGCTTTGTCGAGGAGATGATCCGGCTCGGCGCCGACGCGCGAACCGATGGGCATCACGCAGTGGTGCGCGGTATTCCGCGCTTGTCGAGCGCGCCGGTGTGGTCGTCCGATATTCGGGCAGGCGCCGGATTGGTACTCGCCGGTCTGGTTGCCGACGGGACGACCGAAGTGCACGACGTCTTCCACATCGACCGTGGCTACCCGAATTTCGTCGAGCAGCTACAGGCTTTGGGCGGTGAAGTGAAGCGCGTCGGCGCTGCCGAATGAGGCGCTAACGCCGAAAACGCTTCCTGACCAGGCGATTTGACATGATGCACGCAGACACGTAACTTTATTCAAGTCAGAGCGACACGGACACCGACCCGGGGCCGCGAGCTGAGCGGAAACGCTGAGCGAGGCCAGGGACACGAGGTAGTACGAGGAGCGCCTGACGCTCACACTGGCTTGATCGGGACCCTGATTTGGATCTGGGGGAGCGGCTGAGCTAAGCTGGATAAGTTGCCTCACTGACCAAGCGGATTGAACTCCGGGCGGTGGTGTGTGCGTGTGTTCTTTGAGAACTCAATAGTGTGTCGATGAATGTCAGTGCCAATTATTTTATTGGTTCCGGCCTCTCATACCCCCCGGTTGATGAGGTTGGACATTTAGTCAGCAAATACTTTTTGCTGGCGTTTTGTTTTGCTAGGTTTTCGGACTCTAGTTAGATATTTCTGATTCGCTCTTCGGAGTGTTTCGAGAGTCTTCAACGGAGAGTTTGATCCTGGCTCAGGACGAACGCTGGCGGCGTGCTTAACACATGCAAGTCGAGCGGTAAGGCCCTTCGGGGTACACGAGCGGCGAACGGGTGAGTAACACGTGGGTGATCTGCCTCGCACTTCGGGATAAGCCTGGGAAACTGGGTCTAATACCGGATATGACCTTCCAGTGCATGCTGGTTGGTGGAAAGATTTATCGGTGCGAGATGGGCCCGCGGCCTATCAGCTTGTTGGCGGGGTAACGGCCCACCAAGGCGACGACGGGTAGCCGACCTGAGAGGGTGACCGGCCACACTGGGACTGAGACACGGCCCAGACTCCTACGGGAGGCAGCAGTGGGGAATATTGCACAATGGGCGAAAGCCTGATGCAGCGACGCCGCGTGAGGGATGACGGCCTTCGGGTTGTAAACCTCTTTCGACAGGGACGAAGCGAAAGTGACGGTACCTGTAGAAGAAGCACCGGCCAACTACGTGCCAGCAGCCGCGGTAATACGTAGGGTGCGAGCGTTGTCCGGAATTACTGGGCGTAAAGAGCTTGTAGGCGGTCTGTCGCGTCTTCTGTGAAAACTTGGGGCTCAACCTTAAGCTTGCAGGCGATACGGGCAGACTAGAGTACTTCA from Nocardia iowensis includes these protein-coding regions:
- a CDS encoding ATP synthase F0 subunit C, with protein sequence MSLAYLAQEAATTSEKVKGYGAIGFGLAAIGPGIGVGIVVGKAIEGIARQPELQGQIRTTMFLGIAFTEALALIGLVAGFIF
- a CDS encoding F0F1 ATP synthase subunit B; translation: MNEFSVLAAESGEDVNPLIPETYDIVWSIVCVAIIAVLFYKYVIPRLMKTLDERTDKIEGGIKRAEIAQEEAQLTLQQYQQQLAEARLEAARIREEARTQGQQILAQMRADAQAESDRIVAAGHSQLEAQRQQILTELRTELGHTAVDLAEKIIGQSVSDEAKQAASIERFLTELDDESKAGIGVGR
- a CDS encoding F0F1 ATP synthase subunit delta, with the translated sequence MYAASREACARSREALRAALTGSDSVAATTGSELFAVVAVLDDQRSLRVALADVSVPGSVRAELSERVFGGKVSPATQAVLTTAVAQDWSRTADLVDTLVLLGQEALLESAADSGRLDAVEDELFRLGRIISDNPELEQALSDRTKPAEAKRELIERLLTGKTESITLTLAEQVVTRQKTAVGVAFDELSDLAAARRDQIVAHVRAAIELSAQQRERLAASLHRIYGKPVQVHVQVDPSLLSGLVVHVGDDVIDGSAIGRLERLRRSLT
- the atpA gene encoding F0F1 ATP synthase subunit alpha, with product MAELTISSDEIRSAIESYTQSYTPETSIEEVGVVTDTSDGIAHVSGLPSAMANELLEFPGGVLGVALNLEDRSIGAVILGEYADLEEGQQVRRTGDVLSVPVGDNFLGRVVDPLGHPIDGLGEIESDERRVLELQAASVLERQPVEEPLATGITAIDALTAIGRGQRQLIIGDRKTGKTAVCIDAILAQKANWDSGDPAKQVRCIYVAIGQKGSTIAGVKSALEARGALEYTTIVAAPASDSAGFKWLAPYTGSAIGQHWMYQGKHVLIVFDDLTKQAEAYRAISLLLRRPPGREAYPGDVFYLHSRLLERCAKLSDEMGAGSMTGLPIIETKANDISAFIPTNVISITDGQVFLESDLFNKGVRPAINVGTSVSRVGGAAQTKGMKKVAGSLRLEMAQFRELEAFSAFASDLDAASLAQLERGARWVELLKQDQYSPVPVEDQIVSIYLVDAGYFDSVPVGDIRRFTKELLEDLHRSAADAFKSIEGGKVLQDEAADQIKAATDKFKQGFLASDGSRVVNEAEAADLEHEEVETLSVTRKHVEK
- a CDS encoding F0F1 ATP synthase subunit gamma, producing MASLRELRSRIRGVNSIKKITKAQELIATSRISKAQARVAAAKPYAEEITKVLGELANASQNLTHPLLTERADPRRAAVLVITSDSGMAGGYNSNVLKRAEELMHTLRGEGKEPVIYVMGSKGITYYTFRNRPLVAAWSGFSQQPKYSDASEACHHLVDAFMAGADGEVPAPDGSGNIAGVDELHIVYTRFVSMLTQTPEVRRLAPIQVSYVDENFDMGEDFVSDSPTADVHAQYEFEPDADVLLAALLPKYINTRIYSSLLEAAASESAARRTAMKAATDNANDLANVLSRQANSVRQAQITQEISEIVGGVNALASSSDRD
- the atpD gene encoding F0F1 ATP synthase subunit beta, with protein sequence MTAAVTQDNTSRTGADSGRVVRVIGPVVDVEFPRGSIPELFNALHAEIELTSVAKTLTLEVAQHLGDGIVRCISMQPTDGLVRSAPVTDTGKPISVPVGDVVKGHVFNALGDCLDSPGLGRDGEQWGIHRKPPSFDQLEGKTEILETGIKVIDLLTPYVKGGKIGLFGGAGVGKTVLIQEMITRIAREFSGTSVFAGVGERTREGTDLRLEMEEMGVLPDTALVFGQMDEPPGTRMRVALSALTMAEYFRDVQHQDVLLFIDNIFRFTQAGSEVSTLLGRMPSAVGYQPTLADEMGELQERITSTRGRSITSLQAIYVPADDYTDPAPATTFAHLDATTELSRPISQKGIYPAVDPLTSTSRILEASIVGDRHFAVANEVKRILQKYKELQDIIAILGMDELSEEDKVLVGRARRLEKFLGQNFIVAEKFTGQVGSVVPLEQTIDDFDRVCKGEFDHFPEQAFNSCGGLDDVEAAAKKIAGK
- a CDS encoding F0F1 ATP synthase subunit epsilon; translated protein: MSEMSVDLVAVERRLWAGQATFVSAQTTEGQIGIMPGHEPLLGQLVEGGTVAIVSTDGERIVAAVHGGFFSVTATTVRILAESAEFADEVDVEAARRVLADSAASEEDQLAAQAQVRAVEQIANA
- a CDS encoding DUF2550 domain-containing protein — translated: MVLLIILVLTLVFLALASTYRLIMLRRGGTAALLRVLPARGGQGWRHGLIRYDEDRMVFFKLTSLKLGPDCTIQRQGIEIGERRGPVGDEYDIMSDDIAVIAVSDRDGSFELALDRASRTAFLSWVESRPSDRTRRMR
- a CDS encoding cob(I)yrinic acid a,c-diamide adenosyltransferase, which encodes MSVHLTRIYTRTGDDGTTGLSDFSRVAKTDPRLVAYADCDETNAAIGVAIALGQPEENLRGVLLQIQNDLFDAGADLSTPVVAEPKYPPLRITQPYIDRLEGWCDEFNAELPALNSFILPGGTPLAALLHTARTVARRAERSAWAAIETHPDDTNALPAKYLNRLSDLLFILSRVANPGGDILWKPGGTRSST
- the murA gene encoding UDP-N-acetylglucosamine 1-carboxyvinyltransferase, with the translated sequence MERFLVTGGNRLVGEVAVGGAKNSVLKLMAAALLAEGTTTITNCPDILDVPLMGDVLRGLGCDVAIDAGVVTINTPAEPKYHADFPAVTQFRASVCVLGPLMARCKRAVVALPGGDAIGSRPLDMHQAGLRLLGATSEIEHGCVVARADELQGAKIRLDFPSVGATENILMAAVLAEGETVIDNAAREPDIVDLCNMLVQMGARITGAGTSVLTVQGVKRLSPTTHRVIGDRIVAATWGIAAAMTMGDVRVTGVNPKHLSLVLDKLRSAGARISFEQDGFRVVQAERPRAVNFSTLPFPGFPTDLQPMAIGLAAIADGTSMITENVFEARFRFVEEMIRLGADARTDGHHAVVRGIPRLSSAPVWSSDIRAGAGLVLAGLVADGTTEVHDVFHIDRGYPNFVEQLQALGGEVKRVGAAE